In Carya illinoinensis cultivar Pawnee chromosome 6, C.illinoinensisPawnee_v1, whole genome shotgun sequence, a single genomic region encodes these proteins:
- the LOC122314308 gene encoding protein BASIC PENTACYSTEINE2-like has translation MDDDALNMRNWGYYEPSFKGHLGLQLMSTMADRDTKHFLPGRDPNSIMVNTANGTFHPRDCVVSEAPVPMNYVRDSWANQRDKFLNMLPANPNYGVLPETSGAHSLQILQPQDPSMDERMVKIEEPLVKSEDGQMKKRQSGGAPKTPRAKKPRKPRDNNNPSVQRVKPVKKNMDVVINGIDMDISGIPIPVCSCTGTPQQCYRWGCGGWQSACCTTNVSMYPLPMSTKRRGARIAGRKMSQGAFKKVLEKLAADGYNFSNPIDLRTHWARHGTNKFVTIR, from the coding sequence ATGGATGATGACGCATTGAACATGCGCAATTGGGGTTACTATGAGCCGTCCTTTAAAGGGCATCTTGGTCTGCAGCTCATGTCAACCATGGCAGACCGTGACACAAAACATTTTCTTCCCGGTCGTGATCCCAATAGCATTATGGTTAACACAGCAAATGGAACCTTTCATCCCCGGGATTGTGTTGTTTCAGAAGCTCCTGTCCCCATGAACTATGTGAGAGACAGTTGGGCAAACCAGAGAGATAAGTTTCTCAATATGTTACCTGCTAATCCTAACTATGGCGTTCTCCCAGAAACTTCTGGAGCTCACTCCTTACAGATTTTACAACCACAGGATCCATCAATGGATGAGAGAATGGTTAAAATTGAAGAGCCTCTTGTTAAAAGTGAGGATGGCCAAATGAAGAAAAGGCAGAGTGGAGGTGCCCCAAAAACACCAAGAGCAAAAAAGCCTAGGAAGCCAAGGGATAATAACAATCCTTCGGTTCAGCGTGTCAAGCCAGTGAAAAAGAATATGGATGTTGTTATAAATGGGATTGATATGGACATCTCGGGTATTCCTATTCCAGTTTGCTCATGTACTGGAACCCCCCAACAATGTTATCGATGGGGCTGTGGTGGTTGGCAATCGGCTTGTTGTACCACAAATGTGTCTATGTATCCCTTGCCAATGAGTACCAAAAGGCGTGGTGCCAGGATTGCTGGCCGTAAAATGAGCCAGGGTGCATTTAAGAAGGTGTTGGAGAAACTAGCAGCTGACggttataatttttctaaccCAATTGATCTGAGGACTCACTGGGCAAGACATGGTACCAACAAGTTCGTCACTATCAGATAA